Proteins from one Sabethes cyaneus chromosome 2, idSabCyanKW18_F2, whole genome shotgun sequence genomic window:
- the LOC128735208 gene encoding carboxylesterase 5A — translation MTTVVVSPFQLLRFGLLMFGFIEAVQAQIQDATIVLGQGTIVGLKVFPETSKIPIFTYLGIPYARPPLNDLRFAPPVPFSGWNRTLYARDFKPICPQLENNSYDEVDPQRTYKFRETSEDCLYLNIWMPESAVRYGGFPVLVMITGEEMAFDWSINRATGLDLASDGIIVVTVQYRTNVFGWLSLGRKYAPGNLGLLDQQLALLWIKDNIQKFGGDTNRITLLGHGTTAGPNVMTHLVSPKARGLFSKAIIMSGTIFSPYSRINLDRSLSDEIVKILACNYDVGRNILKCLQQKSTHDLLKAYEYVYKNGNYTINLGPIVDDYLDPADRYVPDDPRALFASKSFIIEDMPIMFGITSNEGAFVLNKWLYFARQGENHLRKFVNDSLIPNILEQYEFDGVGQHQIRETISWRFFDQIPESIAHLLNSIIKLVTETRYEIPFYKTLEVLSDFEPSDPVIHESPQALRKGGNLYVYLFHHSNSMDMRGKVNYFGGASHSSELPFLMGPSLFQEIARKRLSQSEDKLCKKMRALFSEFIKNGDPTPGRKVDAWSPYTRTVRYIKLIATRPESMFQNDKHSLENVFEDNLKLIEDQLVNQEESPNGNRAPPENPYLLGRNNLDDQESSRSSKSAIFLDNTKDSDYFHYLRRIDSFWFRFLPKLCQIMNATEQERLRNRRMDLSFEEEQQLVRESSEASRYRHAFFSMLTLVCMLLAVLGVCVYILKKNSNKSLTSFL, via the exons ATGACCACCGTCGTCGTATCGCCGTTTCAGCTGCTGAGGTTCGGGCTGTTGATGTTTGGTTTTATCGAAGCCGTCCAAGCTCAGATTCAAGATGCCACCATCGTGCTCGGCCAGGGGACCATCGTTGGG CTCAAAGTATTTCCAGAGACGTCCAAAATTCCAATTTTCACCTACCTTGGCATCCCGTACGCTAGACCTCCACTGAACGATCTCCGTTTTGCACCTCCGGTGCCATTTTCCGGATGGAACCGAACTCTGTACGCTCGTGATTTTAAACCAATCTGTCCGCAGCTGGAGAACAACAGCTACGATGAGGTTGACCCGCAAAGAACTTACAAATTTCGAGAAACCAGTGAGGATTGCCTGTACCTCAATATCTGGATGCCCGAATCGGCCGTTCGCTACGGTGGATTTCCGGTGCTGGTTATGATCACCGGTGAGGAGATGGCCTTCGACTGGTCCATCAATCGGGCTACCGGGCTGGACTTGGCCTCGGACGGTATCATCGTCGTAACCGTCCAGTACCGAACGAACGTGTTCGGTTGGTTATCACTGGGCCGAAAATATGCTCCCGGTAATCTTGGCCTTTTGGATCAACAGCTGGCCCTGCTTTGGATAAAGGATAACATTCAGAAGTTCGGGGGAGATACAAACCGGATAACGTTGCTGGGACATGGAACGACGGCCGGGCCGAATGTGATGACCCATTTGGTGAGTCCGAAAGCACGGGGACTTTTTTCGAAAGCGATCATAATGTCCGGAACGATTTTTTCACCTTACTCTCGGATTAATCTGGATCGAAGCCTGTCGGATGAGATTGTCAAGATTTTGGCCTGCAATTACGACGTTGGACGCAACATCCTGAAATGTTTACAACAAAAGAGTACACATGATCTGTTGAAAGCCTACGAATACGTCTATAAAAATGGAAACTATACGATCAATTTAGGTCCCATCGTGGACGACTATCTGGATCCGGCGGATCGATATGTTCCCGATGATCCGAGGGCTTTGTTTGCCTCGAAATCGTTCATTATTGAAGACATGCCGATCATGTTTGGAATCACCAGCAACGAGGGAGCATTCGTGCTAAACAAATGGCTCTACTTCGCTAGACAAGGAGAAAATCATCTGCGAAAGTTTGTCAATGATTCACTAATTCCAAACATTCTTGAGCAGTATGAATTTGACGGTGTTGGACAGCATCAG aTTCGAGAAACCATTAGTTGGCGATTCTTCGATCAGATCCCGGAATCTATCGCCCATCTGTTGAATTCCATCATAAAACTCGTAACGGAAACTAGATACGAGATTCCGTTCTACAAAACGCTTGAAGTGCTCAGCGATTTCGAACCCTCCGATCCGGTCATCCACGAGAGCCCACAGGCTCTCCGGAAAGGTGGAAACCTGTACGTTTACCTCTTCCATCACTCCAACTCAATGGATATGCGGGGCAAAGTAAACTACTTCGGTGGAGCATCTCACTCATCCGAACTACCGTTCCTGATGGGACCGAGCCTTTTTCAGGAAATTGCTCGCAAGAGACTCTCCCAATCGGAAGACAAACTCTGCAAAAAGATGCGTGCACTGTTTAGTGAATTCATCAAAAACGG TGATCCCACACCGGGCCGTAAAGTGGACGCCTGGTCGCCGTACACCCGAACCGTGCGCTACATCAAACTGATAGCCACCCGGCCGGAGAGTATGTTCCAGAACGACAAGCACAGCTTGGAGAACGTTTTCGAAGACAATCTAAAGCTGATCGAAGATCAGCTCGTGAATCAGGAAGAGTCTCCAAATGGCAACCGAGCGCCACCCGAGAATCCATATCTGCTGGGTCGTAACAATCTGGACGATCAGGAAAGCTCCCGATCGTCCAAGAGTGCCATCTTCCTGGACAACACCAAGGATTCCGATTACTTCCACTATCTTCGTCGGATCGATAGTTTCTGGTTTCGATTCCTACCGAAGCTTTGTCAGATTATGAATGCTACCGAGCAGGAGCGATTGCGCAACCGTCGAATGGATCTGAGCTTCGAAGAAGAACAACAGCTAGTCCGAGAATCGTCGGAAGCTTCCCGCTACCGTCATGCCTTTTTCTCGATGCTAACGCTAGTGTGCATGCTTTTGGCCGTTCTGGGCGTTTGTGTGTACATCCTAAAGAAAAACAGCAATAAAAGTCTAACAAGTTTCTTATGA